The Aptenodytes patagonicus chromosome 10, bAptPat1.pri.cur, whole genome shotgun sequence genome includes a region encoding these proteins:
- the LARP6 gene encoding la-related protein 6 → MAQRQPATPGGPEAAEPGAGAAGPELTAGSGPVQIRVAVQAAAEEEEEDEEEGGGAPCPAARGGGSCSEEESGRCGRSSGGENDDDSDQKWKPPENDLIQKLIAQIEYYFSDENLEKDAFLLKHVRRNKMGYVSVKLLTSFKKVKHLTRDWRTTAYALKYSDTLELNDDNRKVRRNTPVPVFPSENLPTRMLLVYDIHMISELQALNKQQENGCMQERIMEHLLKAFVTFGVISSVRILKPGRDLPPDIRRVSSRYTQLGTQECAIIEFEEVDAAIRAHDFMCAEKKETGMKVVLIGVKPPKKKVPKDKNRDEDTSKSLKKARSLNKRVEELQFAGDESSANSSSDPESNPTSPLSGRKSTATNTMSNLSPIIHPNNHLSPNVSPRSSPWNSPSSLRKVTKKSPLAEDGKLNSSTSPEIPRKCTDYSSDSSITPSGSPWVQRRKAQTVTQEKSPVSSPMLARKIQNADGLPVGVLRLPKGPDGTKGFHNGCERRKTTKNE, encoded by the exons ATGGCCCAGCGGCAGCCGGCCACCCCTGGGGGCCCCGAGGCGGcggagcccggggctggggccgccgGCCCGGAGCTGACGGCGGGGAGCGGCCCCGTGCAGATCCGAGTGGCTGTTCAGGCAGCCgcggaggaggaagaggaggacgaggaggagggcggcggcgCGCCGtgcccggcggcgcggggcggtggCAGCTGCAGCGAGGAGGAGTCGGGGCGGTGCGGGCGCTCCAG tGGGGGGGAAAATGATGATGACTCTGACCAGAAATGGAAACCACCAGAAAATGACCTGATCCAGAAGTTAATAGCACAGATTGAATATTACTTCTCAGATGAGAACCTTGAGAAAGATGCCTTCCTTCTAAAGCATGTGAGAAGAAATAAGATGGGCTACGTCAGTGTTAAACTCCTCACTTCTTTTAAGAAG GTGAAACACCTCACCCGTGACTGGAGAACCACAGCCTATGCACTGAAGTACTCGGACACTCTCGAGCTCAATGATGATAACAGAAAGGTTAGAAGAAATACTCCTGTTCCAGTGTTTCCAAGTGAAAACCTCCCTACCAGGATGTTACTGGTGTACGATATCCACATGATTTCTGAGCTGCAGGCTCTtaacaaacaacaagaaaatggATGCATGCAAGAAAGGATAATGGAGCATCTCCTCAAAGCCTTTGTAACTTTCGGTGTAATTTCATCAGTTCGTATTCTCAAGCCTGGTAGGGATCTACCACCCGATATCAGGAGGGTCAGCAGTCGGTACACCCAACTGGGAACTCAGGAATGTGCAATTATAGAATTTGAAGAAGTAGATGCTGCCATACGTGCTCATGACTTCATGTGTGCTGAAAAGAAAGAGACCGGCATGAAAGTTGTCCTAATAGGCGTGAAACCTCCGAAGAAAAAAGTTCCCAAAGACAAGAACCGTGACGAAGATACCAGCAAGAGTCTTAAGAAGGCTAGATCCCTTAATAAGAGAGTTGAGGAACTTCAGTTTGCTGGTGATGAATCTTCAGCAAATAGCTCTTCTGACCCAGAGAGTAATCCTACATCACCATTGTCAGGACGCAAAAGTACTGCAACAAATACTATGAGTAATTTGAGCCCCATCATTCACCCAAACAACCATTTGAGTCCTAATGTGTCACCCAGATCAAGTCCTTGGAACAGTCCATCTTCACTAAGAAAAGTAACCAAAAAGTCTCCGCTGGCTGAAGACGGCAAGCTTAACTCAAGCACTAGCCCTGAAATTCCAAGGAAATGTACAGATTATTCCTCGGATAGCAGTATCACTCCTTCTGGTAGCCCCTGggtacagagaagaaaagctCAAACTGTAACACAAGAGAAGAGTCCCGTCAGTAGCCCCATGTTAGCTCggaaaatacaaaatgcagacGGTCTGCCTGTAGGGGTGCTGCGGCTGCCTAAAGGTCCTGATGGCACTAAAGGATTCCACAATGGATGTGAAAGAAGGAAGACTACCAAGAATGAATAa
- the MAPDA gene encoding N6-Methyl-AMP deaminase, protein MAAERERERDLRFYRQLPKVELHAHLNGCISSATMKKLMAQKPYLQIQNGMTVIDKGKKRTLDECFQMFQIIYQITTRTEDILLITKDVIKEFADDGVKYLELRSTPREEKSTGMTKRMYVETVLEGIKQCKEEGLDIDVRLLIAINRKGGPAVAKQTVKLAEEFLLSTDGVVVGLDLSGDPTAGHGQDFLEPLSEAKKAGLKLALHLSEIPNQEEETKILLGLPPDRIGHGTFLNSATTGSEELVPLVRQNHIPIELCMTSNIKTQTVPSCDKHHFGYWYSMGHPAVLCTDDKGVFATDLSQEYELVAKTFNLTRSQMWDLSYESINYIFASSVLKSKLREQWCKLKPTLFD, encoded by the exons ATGGCGGCGGAGCGGGAGAGGGAGCGGGACCTGCGCTTCTACCGCCAGCTGCCCAAAGTG gagcTTCACGCTCATTTGAACGGCTGTATCAGTTCTGCCACTATGAAGAAGCTTATGGCCCAGAAGCCGTACCTCCAAATCCAGAACGGAATGACTGTGATTGACAAAGGAAAGAAACGAACCTTAGATGA atgttttcagatgtttcagaTCATCTATCAGATTACCACTAGGACTGAAGATATTTTACTG ATAACTAAAGATGTTATTAAAGAATTTGCTGATGATGGTGTCAAGTATCTGGAATTGAGGAGCACTCCTAGAGAAGAAAAGTCCACAG GTATGACCAAAAGGATGTATGTTGAAACTGTACTTGAGGGTATAAAGCAGTGTAAAGAAGAAGGCTTGGATATAGATGTAAG GTTGTTAATAGCAATAAATAGAAAAGGTGGCCCGGCAGTTGCTAAGCAGACTGTTAAACTTGCTGAAGAGTTCCTTCTTTCCACTGATGGGGTTGTAGTAGGACTTGACCTCAGTGGTGATCCCACC GCAGGACATGGTCAAGATTTTTTGGAACCGCTCTCAGAAGCAAAAAAAGCAGGTCTAAAGCTGGCATTGCATCTTTCAGAG ATTCCAAATCAAGAAGAGGAAACCAAAATTCTCCTGGGCCTGCCTCCTGACAGAATTGGACATGGAACATTTCTCAACTCTGCAACAACAGGTTCAGAAGAGTTAGTGCCACTTGTTCGACAGAATCATATACCTATTg aactTTGCATGACATCAAACATCAAAACTCAGACGGTGCCTTCCTGTGACAAACACCATTTTGGATACTGGTACAGCATGGGCCACCCTGCAGTGCTCTGT ACTGATGATAAAGGCGTCTTTGCAACAGATCTATCGCAAGAATATGAGCTGGTTGCAAAAACATTTAACCTGACTCGATCACAGATGTGGGATCTTTCCTATGAATCAATCAACTATATCTTTGCTTCAAGCGTATTAAAATCAAAGCTAAGGGAACAGTGGTGTAAACTGAAGCCAACTCTGTTTGATTAA